In Nocardia yunnanensis, one DNA window encodes the following:
- a CDS encoding SGNH/GDSL hydrolase family protein: MKFRLPGAAASLCAATMAIAAAVAGPGGAHADTAPDGKALVVLGDSFTANGWTPFSDEKRCDHGDTAWPVQLAARMGLADDEVWNQSCPGAAIDGGDGYTLTVQASNAAKTGSFGPRTKLVTLQFGFNDHWGGAPQSPWSSAQQCFYDVVGGCGPDAVAAGRMIDPGAITGAEYAARIDKVVTYIRYYAPAARIVVVGYPEVFRPDETSLCFDILGLPVTQPQGRTVVEYFNRMDRAERDASTQLGLDYLDARALTAGHGLCSPQQWINGVFDPQTKLDGLPFHPAPQGDAVIANALYERYAR, encoded by the coding sequence ATGAAGTTCCGTCTCCCCGGCGCCGCGGCCTCGCTGTGCGCCGCCACCATGGCCATCGCAGCGGCCGTGGCGGGTCCCGGGGGCGCACACGCCGACACCGCCCCGGACGGCAAAGCGCTTGTCGTCCTGGGCGATTCGTTCACCGCCAACGGCTGGACCCCCTTCTCCGACGAGAAACGCTGTGACCACGGCGATACCGCGTGGCCGGTGCAGCTGGCCGCCCGCATGGGTCTCGCCGACGACGAGGTATGGAATCAGTCCTGCCCGGGCGCGGCCATCGACGGCGGCGACGGCTACACGCTGACCGTGCAGGCGTCCAATGCCGCCAAGACCGGATCCTTCGGCCCCCGAACCAAATTGGTGACCCTGCAGTTCGGGTTCAACGACCACTGGGGCGGTGCGCCGCAGTCGCCGTGGAGCTCCGCCCAGCAGTGCTTCTACGACGTCGTCGGCGGCTGCGGCCCAGACGCGGTGGCCGCGGGCCGCATGATCGACCCGGGCGCCATCACCGGCGCCGAGTACGCGGCGCGCATCGACAAGGTGGTCACCTACATTCGCTACTACGCGCCCGCCGCGCGCATCGTGGTCGTCGGCTATCCGGAGGTGTTCCGGCCGGACGAGACCTCGCTGTGCTTCGACATTCTGGGCCTGCCGGTCACGCAGCCGCAGGGTCGCACGGTCGTCGAGTACTTCAACCGCATGGACCGCGCCGAGCGTGACGCGTCCACCCAGCTGGGCCTGGACTACCTCGATGCCCGCGCGCTCACCGCCGGACACGGGCTGTGCTCGCCGCAGCAGTGGATCAACGGCGTCTTCGACCCGCAGACCAAGCTCGACGGCCTGCCCTTCCATCCGGCTCCCCAGGGCGACGCCGTGATAGCCAACGCACTGTACGAGAGGTACGCACGATGA
- a CDS encoding nitrate reductase subunit alpha, protein MTIAQNGHSSADALLRLGKYFNRGEVSADLRTLHQVGGREADEFYRERWSHDKVVRSTHGVNCTGSCSWKIYVSDGVITWESQQTDYPSVGADKPEYEPRGCPRGASFSWYTYSPARIRYPYVRGTLLELYREAKTRLKDPVLAWESIVEDADKATAYKSARGKGGFVRAEWWEAAEIAAAAHVYTIKRYGPDRVAGFSPIPAMSMVSHAVGARFISLIGGSMLSFYDWYADLPVASPQVFGDQTDVPESADWFDAGYLIMWGSNVPVTRTPDAHYMTEARYRGQKVVVVSPDYADNTKFADEWVPARPGTDAALAMSMGHVVLREFFVDRRTPYFDEYVKRYTDLPYLVVLDEHDGGWSTDGDYSGHTFTPGKFLTAADLGHTGEGVEHQTVLLDSDGVAQVPNGSLGHRFTEAGTGRWNLDLGDTDPRLTLYGHTDDVAAVQFPRFDGPSGAGSGAVLTRGVPTTVVAGRRVTTVFDLLLAQYGVARSGLPGSWPTGYDDATQPYTPAWQESITGVPAAQAERIGREFADNAEKSQGRSMILMGAGTNHWFHSDQIYRSFFTLTLLTGCQGVNGGGWAHYVGQEKCRPVTGWATLAFASDWQRPPRQMQGTVFWYLANDQWRYDPFTSESFASPLAKGSFAGRTAADNIALASRLGWMPSYPTLNRNPLDLVDEAEAAGKTPAEYVVDGLKSGELRFACEDPDAPENFPRVLTVWRANLLGSSGKGNEYFHRHLLGADSNLQTGEATGVRPQELEWRDEAATGKLDLLLSLDFRMTSTTLFSDIVFPAATWYEKHDLSSTDMHPFVHAFSPAISPPWEAKTDFEAFHRIARGFSWLAEKHLGVRKDLVAVPLQHDTADALAQAGGRVLDWKTGECEPIPGVTMPKLVVVERDYPNVAEKMAALGPLVETLGLTTKGVTTLPDVEVDYLRGVNGTVVSGVAQGRPSLAKDTHAAEAILALSGTTNGRLAVEGFHALERRTGTELADLAAEHEGKRITFADTQARPVPVITSPEWSGSETGGRRYSPFTINVERSKPWHTLTGRQHFYLDHDWMRELGEQLPIYRPPLDMTALFAEPGIGKVGENGVTVRYLTPHSKWSIHSAYQDNLHMLTLSRGGQAIWMSDKDAAKIGVADNDWIEAINRNGIVVARAIVSHRMPEGTVFMYHAQDRAVNVPRIEGTPDVKQGKGKRGGIHNALTRIMIKPSHLIGGYAQQSFALNYHGPTGNQRDEVTTIRKRSQEVEY, encoded by the coding sequence ATGACCATTGCGCAGAACGGACACTCGTCCGCCGATGCACTGCTTCGACTGGGGAAGTACTTCAACCGCGGCGAGGTCTCCGCCGACTTGCGCACCCTGCACCAGGTGGGCGGTCGCGAGGCCGACGAGTTCTATCGGGAACGCTGGTCGCACGACAAGGTGGTGCGGTCCACGCACGGCGTGAACTGCACGGGCTCCTGCTCGTGGAAGATCTACGTGTCCGACGGCGTGATCACCTGGGAATCACAGCAGACCGACTACCCGAGCGTGGGCGCGGACAAGCCGGAGTACGAGCCGCGCGGCTGCCCGCGCGGGGCGTCGTTCTCCTGGTACACCTATTCGCCGGCGCGCATCCGGTATCCGTATGTGCGCGGCACGCTGCTCGAGCTGTACCGCGAGGCCAAGACGCGACTCAAGGATCCGGTGCTGGCGTGGGAATCCATCGTCGAGGACGCCGATAAGGCCACGGCCTACAAATCGGCGCGCGGCAAGGGCGGGTTCGTGCGGGCCGAATGGTGGGAGGCCGCGGAAATCGCCGCCGCCGCACACGTTTACACGATCAAGCGCTACGGCCCGGACCGGGTGGCGGGCTTCTCGCCGATCCCGGCCATGTCGATGGTGTCGCATGCGGTCGGGGCCCGGTTCATTTCGCTGATCGGCGGCTCGATGCTGTCGTTCTACGACTGGTACGCCGACCTGCCGGTGGCGTCCCCGCAGGTGTTCGGCGATCAGACCGACGTGCCGGAGTCCGCGGACTGGTTCGACGCCGGCTACCTGATCATGTGGGGCTCCAATGTCCCGGTGACGCGAACCCCGGACGCCCACTACATGACCGAGGCCCGCTACCGCGGCCAGAAGGTCGTGGTGGTGTCCCCCGATTACGCCGACAACACCAAGTTCGCCGACGAATGGGTGCCCGCGCGTCCCGGCACGGATGCCGCGCTGGCCATGTCCATGGGCCACGTCGTGTTGCGAGAGTTCTTCGTGGACAGGCGGACTCCGTACTTCGACGAGTACGTCAAGCGCTACACCGATCTGCCCTACCTGGTGGTGCTGGACGAGCACGACGGCGGCTGGTCCACCGACGGCGACTACTCCGGTCACACCTTCACCCCCGGCAAGTTCCTCACCGCCGCCGACCTCGGCCACACCGGCGAGGGCGTCGAGCATCAGACGGTGCTGCTGGACTCCGACGGTGTCGCGCAGGTCCCCAACGGCTCGCTCGGGCATCGTTTCACCGAGGCCGGCACCGGCCGCTGGAACCTCGATCTCGGGGACACCGATCCCCGCTTGACCCTGTACGGCCACACCGATGATGTTGCGGCCGTGCAGTTTCCCCGCTTCGACGGGCCGTCCGGGGCGGGCAGCGGCGCTGTGCTGACCCGCGGCGTGCCGACCACCGTGGTCGCGGGGCGTCGGGTGACGACGGTGTTCGACCTGCTGCTGGCGCAGTACGGCGTGGCCCGGTCCGGCTTGCCCGGCAGCTGGCCGACCGGCTACGACGATGCGACCCAGCCGTATACGCCCGCCTGGCAGGAATCGATCACCGGCGTCCCCGCCGCACAAGCCGAGCGCATCGGCCGCGAATTCGCCGACAATGCCGAGAAGTCCCAGGGCCGGTCCATGATCCTCATGGGCGCGGGCACCAACCACTGGTTCCACTCGGATCAGATCTACCGGTCGTTCTTCACCCTCACCCTGCTCACCGGGTGCCAGGGCGTCAACGGCGGCGGCTGGGCGCATTACGTCGGTCAGGAGAAGTGCCGGCCCGTGACCGGCTGGGCCACACTGGCATTCGCCTCCGACTGGCAGCGGCCGCCGCGTCAGATGCAGGGCACCGTGTTCTGGTATCTGGCCAACGACCAGTGGCGCTACGACCCGTTCACCTCCGAATCGTTCGCCTCGCCGCTGGCCAAGGGCAGCTTCGCCGGGCGCACGGCGGCCGACAACATCGCGCTCGCTTCGCGATTGGGCTGGATGCCGTCGTATCCGACGCTCAACCGCAATCCGCTCGATCTGGTCGACGAGGCCGAGGCCGCGGGCAAGACGCCCGCCGAGTATGTGGTCGACGGTCTGAAATCGGGTGAGCTGCGGTTCGCGTGCGAGGATCCCGACGCGCCCGAGAACTTCCCGCGCGTGCTGACCGTGTGGCGCGCCAACCTGCTGGGTTCCTCCGGCAAGGGCAACGAGTACTTCCACCGGCATCTGCTGGGCGCGGACTCCAACCTGCAGACCGGCGAGGCCACCGGGGTGCGGCCGCAGGAGCTGGAATGGCGAGACGAAGCCGCCACCGGGAAGCTGGATCTGCTGCTGTCGCTGGACTTCCGCATGACCTCCACCACCCTGTTCTCCGACATCGTGTTCCCCGCCGCCACCTGGTACGAGAAGCACGACCTGTCCTCCACCGACATGCACCCGTTCGTGCACGCCTTCTCCCCCGCCATCTCCCCGCCGTGGGAAGCCAAGACCGATTTCGAGGCGTTCCACCGCATCGCGCGCGGGTTCTCCTGGCTGGCGGAGAAGCATCTGGGCGTGCGCAAGGACCTGGTGGCCGTGCCGTTGCAGCACGACACCGCCGACGCACTGGCTCAGGCCGGCGGGCGCGTGCTGGACTGGAAAACCGGTGAGTGCGAACCGATTCCGGGCGTCACCATGCCGAAGCTGGTGGTCGTCGAGCGCGACTATCCGAATGTGGCGGAGAAGATGGCGGCGCTGGGCCCGCTGGTGGAAACGCTGGGACTCACCACCAAGGGTGTCACCACACTGCCCGATGTGGAGGTAGATTACCTGCGCGGCGTCAACGGCACCGTGGTTTCCGGTGTCGCGCAAGGCCGTCCGTCGCTGGCCAAGGACACCCACGCGGCCGAGGCGATCCTGGCACTGTCCGGTACCACCAATGGCCGGCTCGCGGTGGAAGGGTTCCATGCGCTCGAAAGGCGCACCGGAACCGAGCTGGCCGATCTGGCGGCCGAACACGAGGGAAAGCGAATCACCTTCGCGGACACGCAGGCCCGGCCCGTTCCGGTGATCACCTCACCGGAATGGTCGGGCAGCGAGACCGGCGGGCGGCGGTATTCCCCGTTCACGATCAATGTCGAGCGTTCCAAGCCCTGGCACACGCTGACCGGGCGGCAGCATTTCTACCTCGACCACGATTGGATGCGGGAACTCGGCGAGCAGCTGCCGATCTATCGTCCGCCGCTGGACATGACGGCGCTGTTCGCCGAGCCCGGAATCGGCAAGGTCGGCGAAAACGGTGTGACCGTTCGGTATTTGACGCCGCATTCGAAGTGGTCGATTCACTCGGCATATCAGGACAATCTGCACATGCTGACGCTCTCGCGGGGCGGGCAGGCGATCTGGATGTCGGACAAGGACGCCGCCAAGATCGGGGTCGCCGACAACGACTGGATCGAGGCGATCAACCGCAACGGCATCGTGGTGGCGCGCGCGATCGTGTCGCATCGCATGCCCGAGGGCACGGTGTTCATGTACCACGCCCAGGACCGGGCCGTGAACGTGCCACGCATCGAAGGCACCCCGGACGTCAAGCAGGGCAAGGGCAAACGCGGCGGTATCCACAATGCACTGACCCGGATCATGATCAAGCCCTCGCATTTGATCGGCGGGTACGCCCAGCAGTCGTTCGCCCTGAACTACCACGGCCCCACCGGAAATCAGCGCGATGAGGTCACGACCATTCGCAAGCGCTCGCAGGAAGTTGAGTACTGA
- a CDS encoding acyltransferase family protein, protein MTRPPEVLPGVGDDAGVAVESAPAQAITTTQAFATTPALATTQPIPVTTTQPLPALASADLLTERARQRPPLPSLTGGRWWAACAVFVLHALVFLPVYPFQKSELFRHIHEWIPMQLGAAGVTFFFVLSGFIIYWSFKPGMTKRAFYRRRVLKIYPTHLLAAAAFIVVASVPLHRAVVWVPNLLLVHTWWPKWTTVGGLNVPSWSLAAEVLFYGSFPLLLPLVMRIPTRRLLLAMGLLMLFIVALHTSYFLWVDGPKGIANAFAPRLVPGNTSPHYELHASPAWFVQPDIPVAKSYWLSYNFPLSRLPEFFLGVLAARMVIEGRWRNTSLTWPLLTLVASYALTWVVPVNYKMSVLMLAPMTAVVATMAARDLAGVSGISAHPRVVWLGNVSFAFYLIQFPVMVVVTRYLIGGKEFGILGWAGFSLLCLVVSTALAAALYHWVDVPIMRRFARAKQR, encoded by the coding sequence ATGACCCGCCCACCCGAAGTTCTGCCCGGTGTCGGTGACGATGCCGGGGTCGCCGTGGAATCCGCTCCCGCACAGGCGATCACGACCACCCAGGCATTCGCGACCACCCCGGCGCTCGCGACCACGCAGCCGATCCCGGTCACGACCACCCAGCCGCTGCCCGCCCTGGCGTCCGCCGACCTCCTCACCGAGCGCGCTCGGCAGCGCCCCCCGCTGCCGTCGCTGACCGGCGGGCGCTGGTGGGCGGCGTGCGCGGTCTTCGTGCTGCACGCGCTGGTGTTCCTGCCGGTGTACCCGTTCCAGAAGTCGGAGCTGTTCCGCCACATTCACGAGTGGATCCCGATGCAGCTCGGGGCCGCGGGCGTCACCTTCTTCTTCGTGCTGTCCGGCTTCATCATCTACTGGTCGTTCAAGCCGGGCATGACCAAGCGCGCCTTCTACCGCCGGCGCGTGCTGAAGATCTACCCGACGCATCTGCTGGCGGCGGCCGCCTTCATCGTGGTGGCCAGCGTCCCGCTGCATCGCGCCGTGGTGTGGGTGCCGAACCTGCTGCTGGTGCACACCTGGTGGCCGAAGTGGACCACGGTCGGCGGCTTGAACGTCCCGTCCTGGTCGTTGGCCGCGGAAGTGCTGTTCTACGGCAGTTTCCCGCTGCTGCTGCCGCTGGTCATGCGCATTCCGACGCGGCGGCTGCTGCTGGCCATGGGCCTGCTGATGCTGTTCATCGTCGCCCTGCACACCTCGTACTTCCTGTGGGTCGACGGCCCGAAGGGCATCGCGAACGCCTTCGCCCCGCGCCTGGTGCCGGGCAACACCTCGCCGCACTACGAACTGCACGCCTCCCCGGCCTGGTTCGTGCAGCCCGACATTCCGGTCGCCAAGTCGTACTGGCTCAGCTACAACTTCCCGCTGTCGCGGCTGCCGGAGTTCTTCCTCGGCGTGCTGGCCGCGCGCATGGTGATCGAAGGCCGTTGGCGCAACACCAGTCTCACCTGGCCGCTGCTCACCCTGGTCGCGTCCTACGCCCTGACCTGGGTGGTGCCGGTGAACTACAAGATGTCGGTGCTCATGCTCGCGCCGATGACCGCGGTGGTCGCCACCATGGCCGCCCGGGATCTGGCCGGCGTCAGCGGCATCAGCGCGCACCCCCGCGTGGTGTGGCTGGGCAATGTGTCCTTCGCGTTCTACCTCATCCAGTTCCCCGTCATGGTGGTGGTCACCCGATACCTGATCGGCGGCAAGGAATTCGGCATCCTCGGCTGGGCCGGATTCTCCCTGCTGTGCCTGGTCGTCTCGACCGCCCTGGCGGCGGCCCTCTACCACTGGGTGGACGTCCCGATCATGCGCCGCTTCGCCCGCGCGAAGCAGCGCTGA
- a CDS encoding YdeI/OmpD-associated family protein yields MAISVADAKKRETRDRRIAKIIESISAN; encoded by the coding sequence ATCGCTATATCGGTCGCCGACGCCAAGAAACGGGAAACCCGGGATCGGAGAATCGCCAAGATCATCGAATCGATCTCCGCGAACTAG
- a CDS encoding SGNH/GDSL hydrolase family protein has protein sequence MLGNTVRRLCATAAAVAMTAAGGAVTAAGEAGADPAPAGKELVALGDSFSANVWNIIEQETDCKRHGKTSWPMQLAGLMGVAEPDSMSNPSCPGAAIDSGPGWTLAQQAQRADKEGAFGPNTKVVTIQFGLNDKWGKSDQTLWNSLQDCVFNLALGCEANAVDEGRMPDYTGVSGSLMAKRMSNAITYIKYYAPNAHIVFVGYPEVFVPGSSTVCLSILGVAPFVNPRATAVVEYFDRIDQAQREAAQQLGIEFLDARALTAGHGLCSSQPWLNGVADPRADIDGLFFHPSTQGDSVVAHAIYDRYGH, from the coding sequence TTGCTGGGCAACACTGTGCGGCGGCTGTGCGCCACCGCCGCGGCGGTCGCGATGACCGCCGCGGGCGGCGCCGTGACGGCCGCCGGCGAGGCGGGAGCCGACCCGGCTCCCGCGGGTAAAGAGCTTGTCGCGCTGGGTGATTCGTTCTCGGCGAACGTGTGGAACATCATCGAGCAGGAGACCGATTGCAAACGCCACGGCAAGACGTCCTGGCCGATGCAGCTGGCCGGGCTGATGGGCGTGGCCGAACCGGACTCGATGTCGAACCCGTCGTGCCCCGGCGCGGCGATCGACAGCGGCCCGGGCTGGACCCTGGCTCAGCAGGCCCAGCGCGCCGACAAGGAGGGCGCGTTCGGCCCGAACACCAAGGTGGTCACGATCCAGTTCGGCCTCAACGACAAGTGGGGCAAGTCGGATCAGACGCTGTGGAATTCGTTGCAGGACTGCGTGTTCAACCTCGCGTTGGGGTGTGAGGCGAACGCGGTCGACGAGGGCCGGATGCCGGACTACACCGGCGTCTCCGGATCCTTGATGGCCAAGCGCATGAGCAATGCGATCACCTACATCAAGTACTACGCGCCGAACGCGCACATCGTATTCGTCGGCTACCCCGAGGTTTTCGTGCCCGGCTCCAGCACGGTGTGCCTGAGCATCCTGGGCGTCGCGCCGTTCGTCAATCCCCGCGCCACCGCGGTGGTGGAGTACTTCGACCGCATCGACCAGGCGCAACGGGAAGCCGCCCAGCAGTTGGGCATCGAGTTCCTCGACGCGCGTGCCCTCACCGCCGGTCACGGCCTCTGCTCGTCGCAGCCGTGGCTCAATGGGGTCGCCGATCCGCGCGCCGATATCGACGGCCTGTTCTTCCATCCGTCCACCCAGGGCGATTCCGTTGTCGCCCATGCCATCTACGACCGGTACGGGCACTGA
- the narI gene encoding respiratory nitrate reductase subunit gamma — translation MSSALWLMLPYIAFTSFLLGHLWRYRTDQFGWTTRSSQIYESRLLRLGSPLFHFGMLGVIGGHVLGVLVPESWTNAIGVSEEAYHVVAVSAGSVAGLAVIAGISILIYRRIKFTAVRQATTTNDKVMYVLLAAALITGLLNTWGSNLLWGTYNYRETVSPWFRSLFSLHPQPDLMVGTPWTFQTHGLIVLALIAFWPYTRLVHMFSAPVGYLVRPYVVYRAKPIKSADKTRYARAWETPAIPRR, via the coding sequence ATGAGCTCCGCGCTCTGGCTGATGCTGCCCTACATCGCCTTCACCTCGTTCCTGCTCGGCCACCTGTGGCGCTACCGCACCGACCAATTCGGCTGGACCACACGGTCTTCGCAGATCTACGAATCGCGGCTGCTGCGGCTGGGCAGCCCGCTGTTCCACTTCGGCATGCTCGGGGTGATCGGCGGGCACGTGCTCGGGGTGCTCGTTCCCGAATCCTGGACCAACGCGATCGGCGTCTCCGAGGAGGCGTACCACGTGGTGGCGGTCTCGGCGGGATCGGTTGCGGGACTTGCGGTCATCGCCGGAATCTCCATCCTGATCTACCGGCGCATCAAATTCACCGCCGTGCGCCAGGCGACCACCACCAACGACAAGGTGATGTACGTCCTGCTCGCGGCCGCCCTGATCACCGGCCTGCTCAATACCTGGGGCAGCAACCTGCTGTGGGGCACCTACAACTACCGCGAGACCGTCTCCCCCTGGTTCCGCAGCCTCTTCTCCCTCCACCCGCAACCCGACCTCATGGTCGGCACGCCCTGGACCTTCCAAACCCACGGCCTGATCGTCCTGGCGCTCATCGCCTTCTGGCCCTACACCCGCCTGGTCCACATGTTCTCCGCCCCCGTCGGCTACCTGGTCCGCCCCTACGTGGTCTACCGCGCCAAACCCATCAAGTCCGCCGACAAGACCCGCTACGCCCGCGCCTGGGAAACCCCCGCCATCCCCCGCCGCTGA
- the narH gene encoding nitrate reductase subunit beta, whose protein sequence is MAQLAMVMNLDKCIGCHTCSVTCKQAWTNRSGTEYVWFNNVETRPGQGYPRRYEDQEKWKGGWTLDRKGRLTLKSGSRMKRLLNIFANPDLPTVSDYYDPWSYDYDTLLSAPQMDTTPVAKPKSLITGEDTQVTWGANWDDSLGSGPEQVGKDPLLAKLSEQVKLEFEETFMFYLPRICEHCLNPSCAASCPSGAIYKRAEDGIVLVDQDKCRGWRQCVTGCPYKKIYFNHKTGKAEKCTFCYPRVEVGIPTVCSETCVGRLRYIGVMLYDADKVLEAASVTEDKDLYPSQLGVFLNPHDERVIAEAERAGISPEWIAAAQDSPVYKLIVDYQIALPLHPEYRTMPMVWYVPPLSPVVDTLTQTGHDGENHNNLFGAIDALRIPLEYLAELFTAGEIGPVRASLQRLAGMRSFMRSINLGQEPDLTIPDAVGLEPEEIEAMYRLLAIAKYEHRYVIPSGATSKAHELDSLATGCSLDTDGGPGMTAFDYMAEKFHLTDTNGASPDQKSSRINLLNWDGKSTSGLVPTSANGNGAAGNGNGANGNGHHAPASDSAPADAGSVEPEPSGATR, encoded by the coding sequence ATGGCGCAACTGGCCATGGTCATGAACCTGGACAAATGCATCGGCTGCCATACCTGCAGCGTCACCTGCAAACAAGCCTGGACCAATCGCTCGGGCACCGAGTACGTGTGGTTCAACAATGTGGAAACCCGTCCGGGGCAAGGGTATCCGCGCCGGTACGAGGACCAGGAGAAGTGGAAGGGCGGCTGGACCCTCGACCGCAAGGGGCGGCTGACGCTCAAGTCCGGGTCCCGGATGAAGCGGCTGCTCAATATCTTCGCCAATCCGGATCTGCCCACGGTCAGCGACTACTACGACCCGTGGAGCTACGACTACGACACGCTGCTGTCGGCGCCGCAGATGGACACCACGCCGGTGGCCAAGCCCAAGTCGCTGATCACCGGTGAGGACACCCAGGTCACCTGGGGTGCGAACTGGGACGACTCGCTGGGGTCGGGTCCCGAGCAGGTGGGTAAGGACCCGTTGCTGGCCAAGCTCTCCGAGCAGGTCAAGCTCGAGTTCGAAGAGACCTTCATGTTCTATCTGCCGCGTATCTGCGAGCACTGCCTCAATCCGTCGTGTGCGGCGTCGTGTCCGTCGGGGGCGATCTATAAGCGTGCCGAGGACGGCATCGTGCTGGTGGATCAGGACAAGTGCCGCGGCTGGCGGCAGTGCGTGACCGGGTGCCCGTACAAGAAGATCTACTTCAACCACAAGACGGGCAAGGCGGAGAAATGCACCTTCTGTTACCCGCGCGTGGAAGTCGGCATCCCGACCGTGTGCTCGGAGACCTGCGTCGGGCGGCTGCGCTACATCGGCGTCATGCTCTACGACGCGGACAAGGTGCTCGAGGCGGCGTCGGTCACCGAGGACAAGGATCTGTATCCGTCGCAGCTGGGGGTGTTCCTCAATCCGCACGACGAACGGGTCATCGCGGAAGCCGAGCGGGCCGGGATTTCTCCGGAATGGATTGCCGCCGCCCAGGATTCGCCGGTCTACAAGCTGATCGTCGACTACCAGATCGCATTGCCGTTGCATCCGGAATACCGCACCATGCCGATGGTCTGGTACGTGCCGCCGCTGTCGCCGGTGGTGGACACGCTGACCCAGACCGGGCACGACGGGGAGAACCACAACAACCTGTTCGGCGCGATCGACGCGCTGCGAATTCCCTTGGAGTACTTGGCGGAACTGTTCACCGCCGGTGAGATCGGGCCGGTGCGGGCGTCGCTGCAACGGCTGGCGGGCATGCGGTCGTTCATGCGCTCGATCAACCTGGGTCAGGAACCCGACCTGACGATTCCGGATGCGGTCGGGCTCGAACCCGAAGAGATCGAGGCCATGTACCGGCTGCTCGCCATCGCCAAGTACGAGCACCGGTATGTGATCCCGTCGGGCGCGACTTCCAAAGCCCACGAACTGGATTCGCTCGCCACCGGCTGCTCGCTGGACACCGACGGCGGCCCGGGCATGACGGCCTTCGACTACATGGCCGAGAAATTCCACCTTACCGACACCAACGGTGCCAGCCCCGATCAGAAGAGCAGCCGCATCAACCTGCTCAACTGGGACGGCAAGAGCACCAGCGGGCTGGTGCCCACTTCCGCCAACGGCAACGGCGCCGCTGGAAATGGCAATGGAGCCAATGGAAATGGGCACCACGCCCCCGCAAGCGACAGCGCGCCGGCCGACGCCGGGTCGGTCGAACCCGAGCCGAGCGGAGCGACGCGATGA
- the narJ gene encoding nitrate reductase molybdenum cofactor assembly chaperone: MSLLKLRRRPESVVAMSERDRRLVWRLGALLLDYPSAQTLAMLDELDAAATELPDAVRPLLAGFLTHLRTGDPIALAQEYVETFDMRRRASLHLTFYAYGDTRKRGMALLRFKHAYRHAGVELGDEELPDHLPVLLEFAATVDPLGGERLLGEHVPVLELLRLSLSDSGSPYAGVLASVVATLPPVTTADRRRIAELAAAGPPEEEVGLDPFAMDPLAFTGQEARR; the protein is encoded by the coding sequence ATGAGCCTGCTGAAGCTGCGGCGACGGCCCGAATCCGTCGTCGCCATGAGCGAACGGGATCGCCGCCTGGTGTGGCGGCTGGGCGCGCTGCTGCTCGACTATCCCAGCGCGCAGACCCTGGCTATGCTCGACGAACTCGACGCCGCCGCAACCGAATTGCCGGACGCGGTGCGTCCGCTGCTGGCCGGATTCCTCACCCACCTGCGCACCGGCGACCCGATCGCGCTGGCGCAGGAGTATGTCGAAACCTTCGATATGCGCCGCCGCGCCAGCCTGCATTTGACCTTCTACGCCTACGGTGACACCCGCAAACGCGGTATGGCGCTGCTGCGGTTCAAACATGCCTACCGCCACGCCGGAGTCGAACTCGGCGACGAAGAACTACCCGACCACCTGCCCGTACTGCTCGAATTCGCCGCCACCGTCGATCCCCTCGGCGGCGAACGACTGCTGGGCGAACACGTCCCGGTGCTGGAACTGCTGCGGTTGTCGCTTTCCGACAGCGGATCTCCCTACGCCGGGGTGCTGGCGTCGGTGGTGGCGACCTTGCCACCGGTCACCACCGCCGACCGCCGGCGCATCGCCGAACTCGCCGCCGCGGGCCCGCCGGAGGAGGAGGTCGGACTCGACCCCTTCGCCATGGACCCGCTCGCCTTCACCGGACAGGAGGCACGCCGATGA